Proteins encoded together in one Drosophila albomicans strain 15112-1751.03 chromosome 2R, ASM965048v2, whole genome shotgun sequence window:
- the LOC117574348 gene encoding uncharacterized protein LOC117574348: MSEFQAPTERVNFLFDIIVTRLQFFKDDIADPKDLLVNAKFNRVAINITQSRINVSEFKAGRRTEITETPDGLRKTLEATGMPVVARYRGATLGTTVFTFPQHFIDRIEIGMSDLMHADTCSLIRREQEIGIVELLCVLTIKCEEPQLDVFDEKSKCRNLGKIINPADVMFLFGEPQPCAKPEGPCYDELEPEEGDERLRLDLERYRELNHRVYAPPEDICGVDACCDLKNMTEQYGHVIDSLIRQMNNLNSPMPNDQCLFTDWSGKAAGFRPMNVNRTIPIPVGDWPDKSIKPIRFCPVCLTAMSWLPKYAPCPKCCTKPMPQFDEKPEEPPTADQIVQEYLKLPPKRVDPCLDPCRMDDDNEQEVVNANETDVRKRSIVKLGKELNKNGAADYCRNRCRCTCKAGKMCVHCRIRKLCADIFKQKDAEYKDCRVLEPNSNEDFCVVVEEDETQCRPYLERVFAELRDLYHKRDAAQQKLDSRCTQSLFGRKRSEYMTSAAHKSSSSGTTLKAVGSPTFLHRAPQAKIGHKSCLKEPGKISRRHGWSWPSSKQARKHGWRPGAICRYAGAIMKFFLQYSPDQNAFNTCRRAEEQQQEKERRKPILNICKRNGAIFITLRAVNSANIDMKPIIFKIVKSDLARAMRMLKRKLKAKGYRKCTCHRPLMMCVCRKNIEKKELECELRKECKRLGMESCVDKITLSDTSDSEMEYNLDVSPPVALAKPNLLAIKPKTLNISTQTAAGDEQVTPKYPVKLDPYWRSYDCAAGDRYTGTAFGSPGEHVFEDGVFGFRGGGPHGQPAAPGGRLKPKTVWGSKPGGPMRGGGRDGTGGGGGGGGGSRGGGGGGKGGHGGGPGAGPGSGFGGFGGKSFPGAKKQPAGKSPPIPVRMTDRHNKAVAAAVKGEKDAVKAAIATKKKGINLIKYLEKKGAVKKPWNPNEPEPEVKTTTKTTGPVLGKDGLTDAQRARRALLQVSIPPFDHLPRLGKGFDPCAACYSPFSYSCNYPCYNYC, encoded by the exons ATGTCGGAATTTCAAGCCCCCACAGAGCGTGTGAACTTCCTCTTCGACATCATCGTTACACGGCTTCAGTTCTTTAAGGACGATATTGCCGATCCCAAGGATCTACTTGTGAATGCCAAGTTCAATCGAGTAGCCATCAACATCACGCAAAGTCGCATCAATGTGTCCGAGTTTAAAGCTGGAAGGCGCACCGAAATCACAGAAACTCCAGATGGTCTGCGTAAAACTCTCGAGGCAACGGGCATGCCTGTTGTGGCACGTTACAGAGGTGCAACATTGGGAACGACAGTTTTTACATTTCCACAGCACTTTATTGATCGCATAGAGATTGGTATGAGCGACTTGATGCATGCGGACACTTGCTCTCTGATTCGACGGGAACAGGAAATTGGCATTGTGGAGCTGCTCTGCGTGTTGACCATCAAATGTGAAGAGCCTCAGTTGGATGTGTT TGATGAGAAGAGCAAATGCCGCAACCTGGGCAAAATCATCAATCCAGCGGATGTCATGTTCTTATTCGGTGAACCGCAACCTTGTGCCAAGCCTGAAGGACCCTGCTACGACGAACTGGAGCCAGAAGAGGGCGATGAGCGCCTTCGACTGGATCTAGAGCGTTACAGGGAACTCAACCATCGAGTCTATGCACCACCAGAGGATATTTGTGGCGTGGATGCGTGCTGTGATCTCAAGAATATGACCGAACAATATGGACATGTCATTGACTCGCTCATCAGACAAATGAACAACTTAAACTCACCGATGCCCAACGATCAGTGTCTCTTCACCGACTGGAGCGGGAAGGCGGCGGGTTTCAGGCCCATGAATGTGAATCGCACAATTCCCATTCCCGTTGGCGACTGGCCGGATAAGAGCATAAAGCCCATACGCTTTTGTCCCGTCTGCCTGACGGCAATGTCTTGGCTACCCAAATACGCGCCGTGTCCGAAGTGTTGCACCAAACCGATGCCACAGTTCGACGAGAAACCTGAAGAGCCACCGACTGCCGATCAAATAGTCCAAGAGTATCTGAAGTTGCCACCTAAGCGAGTAGATCCTTGCTTAGATCCCTGTCGAATGGATGACGATAATGAGCAGGAAGTTGTGAATGCAAATGAAACAGATGTAAGAAAACGATCTATTGTAAAACTGGGAAAGGaactaaacaaaaatggaGCCGCAGATTATTGTAGAAATCGTTGCCGCTGCACATGCAAAGCGGGCAAAATGTGTGTTCATTGTCGGATTCGGAAACTGTGTGCCGACATCTTCAAGCAGAAGGACGCCGAGTATAAAGATTGTCGCGTGCTCGAGCCCAATTCCAACGAAGACTTCTGCGTTGTTGTCGAGGAGGATGAGACACAATGTCGTCCGTATTTGGAGCGTGTGTTCGCCGAGCTGCGTGATTTGTACCACAAAAGAGATGCTGCACAACAAAAGTTAGATTCACGTTGCACGCAATCTCTTTTTGGACGCAAGCGTAGCGAATACATGACTTCAGCCGCACACAAATCCTCATCATCAGGCACCACCTTAAAGGCAGTTGGTAGTCCCACATTTCTACATCGCGCTCCACAGGCAAAGATCGGACATAAAAGCTGTCTCAAAGAGCCGGGAAAAATATCGCGACGTCACGGTTGGTCATGGCCATCCAGCAAACAGGCTCGCAAACACGGCTGGAGACCTGGAGCCATTTGCCGCTATGCCGGCGCCATTATGAAGTTCTTTCTGCAATACTCGCCCGATCAGAATGCGTTCAATACTTGTCGACGTGCTGaggaacagcagcaagagAAGGAACGTCGTAAGCCCATTTTGAACATCTGCAAGCGAAATGGCGCCATCTTCATCACATTGCGAGCAGTGAACTCTGCCAACATTGATATGAAGCCTATTATCTTTAAGATAGTCAAGAGCGATTTGGCCCGGGCAATGCGCATGCTCAAGCGCAAGCTTAAGGCTAAGGGCTACCGCAAGTGCACCTGCCATCGACCTCTGATGATGTGCGTCTGTCGCAAGAACATCGAAAAGAAGGAACTCGAATGTGAACTGCGAAAAGAGTGCAAACGCCTCGGCATGGAGAGCTGCGTCGATAAAATAACCCTCTCAGATACCAGCGACAGCGAGATGGAATACAACCTGGATGTCTCTCCGCCCGTAGCTCTTGCCAAGCCAAACCTCTTGGCAATCAAGCCGAAGACATTGAACATTAGCACCCAGACGGCAGCTGGTGATGAGCAGGTGACGCCAAAGTATCCCGTGAAACTGGATCCTTACTGGCGTTCCTACGATTGTGCTGCCGGAGATCGCTACACTGGCACAGCGTTTGGTTCTCCTGGTGAGCATGTCTTTGAGGATGGCGTCTTTGGCTTCCGAGGTGGCGGCCCTCACGGCCAGCCAGCTGCTCCAGGCGGCAGACTCAAGCCAAAGACTGTCTGGGGCTCAAAACCTGGCGGCCCAATGCGAGGTGGTGGACGAGATGGCACAGGCGGTggtggaggaggtggaggtggaagtagaggtggcggtggcggtggaaAGGGAGGCCACGGTGGCGGTCCTGGCGCAGGTCCTGGCAGTGGCTTCGGAGGCTTTGGTGGCAAATCATTCCCGGGTGCCAAAAAGCAGCCAGCAGGCAAAAGTCCTCCTATTCCGGTGCGTATGACAGATCGTCACAACAAAGCGGTGGCAGCAGCTGTCAAAGGCGAAAAGGATGCGGTTAAGGCTGCGATTGCAACCAAGAAAAAGGGCATCAATCTCATCAAGTATCTGGAGAAAAAGGGCGCTGTTAAAAAGCCCTGGAATCCCAACGAACCCGAACCTGAAgtaaagacaacaacaaagacaactgGTCCAGTTCTGGGCAAAGACGGACTCACAGATGCTCAACGTGCTCGGCGCGCTTTGCTCCAAGTTTCCATTCCACCATTTGATCATTTGCCACGTCTGGGAAAGGGTTTTGATCCATGTGCAGCGTGTTACAGTCCCTTCTCCTACAGTTGTAACTATCCCTGTTACAACTATTGCTGA